The following coding sequences lie in one Mycobacterium sp. DL440 genomic window:
- a CDS encoding FxsA family protein — MAKRLFLIYLLVEMAVMVALVATIGFGYTVLLLLATFVIGLVLAGSQLNRHIRRLRTGLSGGLSDPQSAVSDSVLVALGTVLVVIPGLASSAVGALLLLPLTRAAARPVLTGLVARRMPLIVAAPAGFGAATGAAGYRHGTGDYIDGEVIDVNDIDPYRLPPKA; from the coding sequence ATGGCAAAGCGGCTGTTTCTGATCTATCTCCTGGTAGAGATGGCGGTGATGGTCGCCCTGGTGGCGACCATCGGGTTCGGCTACACCGTGTTGTTGCTGTTGGCGACGTTCGTGATCGGGCTGGTGCTGGCGGGTTCACAGCTCAATCGGCACATCCGCCGGCTGCGCACGGGACTGTCCGGCGGCCTGTCCGATCCGCAGAGTGCAGTGTCCGACAGCGTGCTGGTGGCGTTGGGCACCGTGTTGGTGGTGATTCCCGGACTGGCCAGCTCGGCCGTCGGCGCACTGTTGCTGCTGCCGCTCACGCGGGCGGCCGCCCGGCCGGTGCTCACGGGCCTGGTCGCCCGGCGGATGCCACTCATCGTCGCCGCGCCCGCCGGATTCGGTGCAGCGACCGGTGCCGCCGGTTATCGACACGGGACAGGCGACTACATTGACGGCGAAGTAATCGACGTCAATGACATCGACCCGTACCGCCTGCCTCCCAAGGCCTAA
- a CDS encoding amidohydrolase encodes MTTLLINGRIHSPSYPDATALAVRGGVVAWLGTDDVGRSQFPEAEIVDLDGGFVAPAFVDSHVHLTATGLNLHGLDLRGATSLSHCLRLVDEYARRCPDGPVWGHGWDESGWPDQTPPRTADLDGVLGNRPAYLARVDVHSAAATTALRRLVPALAEAAGFDPRRPLSAEAHHLVRAAAREQLTPQQRHDARVAALDHAAAMGIAAVHECAGPQIGGLLDWQELQALEHGVEVVGYWGEAAHDAEHARHLIIETGARGLAGDLFVDGALGSHTAWLHEPYHDAPDTCGNRYLDAGAVTTHVQACTEAGIPAGFHVIGDAAVAAVVEGFEAVVQRLGGPAVARCGHRLEHLEMVNAEQAVRLGAWGVMASMQPNFDALWGGEAGMYAQRLGLDRVHQLNPFALLASEGVPLAFGSDTPVTSMNPWQTVRAAVSHRSAGSAISARAAFAAATRGGWRAGGVRDGITGTLTPGAPASYAVWEADDLEVSAPANAVQRWSTDPRSRVPALPRLAADAELPRCRQTVHRGVVIHGQ; translated from the coding sequence TTGACCACACTTCTGATCAACGGGCGCATCCACAGCCCCAGCTATCCCGACGCGACGGCACTCGCCGTGCGCGGCGGGGTAGTGGCGTGGCTGGGTACCGACGACGTCGGCCGGTCACAGTTTCCCGAAGCGGAGATCGTCGACCTCGACGGCGGGTTCGTCGCCCCGGCATTCGTCGACAGTCATGTGCATCTGACCGCCACCGGGCTCAATCTGCACGGCCTGGACCTGCGTGGGGCCACCTCGCTGTCACACTGCCTGCGACTGGTGGACGAATACGCCCGGCGATGTCCGGACGGGCCGGTGTGGGGGCACGGATGGGACGAGTCGGGCTGGCCCGACCAAACCCCACCGCGCACCGCCGACTTGGACGGCGTGCTGGGGAACCGGCCCGCCTATCTGGCCCGGGTCGACGTGCATTCGGCCGCCGCCACCACCGCACTGCGCCGGCTGGTGCCCGCGCTGGCCGAGGCCGCCGGGTTCGATCCGCGACGCCCGCTGAGCGCCGAGGCGCATCATCTGGTCCGTGCGGCTGCGCGTGAGCAGCTGACCCCGCAGCAACGGCACGACGCCCGTGTTGCGGCGCTCGATCACGCGGCCGCGATGGGGATTGCCGCGGTCCACGAATGTGCGGGGCCACAGATCGGCGGCCTCCTTGACTGGCAGGAGTTGCAGGCTCTCGAGCACGGTGTCGAGGTCGTGGGTTATTGGGGCGAGGCGGCCCACGACGCCGAGCACGCACGCCACCTGATCATCGAGACCGGGGCGCGTGGCCTGGCCGGAGACCTGTTCGTCGACGGCGCCCTCGGCTCACACACCGCATGGCTTCACGAGCCCTACCATGACGCTCCCGACACCTGCGGCAACCGTTACCTCGACGCCGGCGCCGTCACCACGCATGTGCAGGCCTGTACGGAGGCTGGAATCCCGGCCGGATTCCACGTGATCGGCGATGCCGCCGTCGCCGCGGTCGTCGAGGGTTTCGAAGCCGTGGTGCAGCGGCTGGGCGGCCCGGCCGTGGCCCGCTGCGGGCACCGTCTGGAGCATCTGGAGATGGTCAACGCCGAGCAGGCCGTCCGTTTGGGGGCCTGGGGTGTGATGGCGAGCATGCAACCCAACTTCGATGCGCTGTGGGGCGGCGAAGCCGGCATGTACGCCCAGCGTCTCGGGCTTGACCGAGTTCACCAGCTCAACCCGTTTGCGCTGTTAGCATCCGAAGGCGTGCCCCTCGCCTTCGGCTCAGACACCCCGGTCACCAGCATGAATCCCTGGCAGACCGTGCGTGCCGCGGTGTCACATCGCAGCGCTGGCAGCGCCATTTCGGCTCGTGCAGCGTTCGCTGCGGCCACCCGCGGAGGTTGGCGGGCCGGCGGGGTGCGCGACGGCATCACCGGAACACTCACCCCTGGTGCCCCGGCCAGTTACGCGGTCTGGGAGGCCGACGACCTGGAGGTCAGCGCGCCGGCCAACGCCGTCCAGCGGTGGTCCACCGACCCGCGTTCACGGGTGCCCGCCCTGCCGCGACTGGCCGCTGATGCGGAGCTGCCGCGCTGCCGCCAGACCGTTCACCGGGGTGTCGTCATCCATGGGCAGTGA
- the lnt gene encoding apolipoprotein N-acyltransferase, with translation MGSDRPTDRPGRPRADGLGRSRLDGLGRSRPKPNEITDVIPAIEDDELAELDVLDDESFDELDEGVTGDPVADVDPDDDPEDRGYRLTAAGTPDRWSVVGVWASRFGRAAAVRWAQLSAAVGGGLALCLSYPPTGWWWAAFVGLALIGWVLTLRSTTRAGGFGYGFLFGLAFYIPLLPWISGLVGAMPWLVLAAMEALFCGLFGLSAVVVRRLPGWPLWFAALWVTQEWLKSTVPFGGFPWGVVGFGQTNGPLLAIARWGGAPLVSLAVALVGFSATLLAYEIVQWWRHGHKPGFPAPAVMLPGLSITVVLMATALLWPQVRHSGTGAGDEQTVTVAAVQGNVPRLGLEFNAQRRAVLDNHVKETQRLADDVRAGKAPQPMFVVWPENASDIDPLANADAAAQITAAADAIGAPILVGAVTKADGYTADNPVASNTVIVWDPEHGPGERHDKKIVQPFGEYLPWRSFFRHLSSYADRAGYFVPGEGNGVVHAAGVPIGVTTCWEVIFDRAARESVLSGAQVLTVPTNNATFDENMSAQQLAFGKLRAVEHDRYVVVAGTTGISAVIAPDGRELARTEFFQPAYLDSQIRLKSELTPATEWGPTLQVVLVTIGIGALLAAILHNGGFVQRMLRRRTGEGPRREGAT, from the coding sequence ATGGGCAGTGACCGTCCCACAGACCGGCCCGGCCGTCCGCGGGCCGACGGTTTGGGCCGCTCGCGACTCGACGGTTTGGGCCGCTCGCGGCCGAAGCCGAACGAGATTACCGACGTGATCCCGGCCATCGAGGACGACGAACTCGCCGAACTCGACGTGCTTGACGACGAGTCCTTCGACGAACTGGACGAGGGCGTCACCGGCGATCCGGTGGCCGACGTCGATCCCGACGACGATCCCGAGGACCGTGGGTATCGCCTGACCGCGGCGGGCACGCCGGACCGTTGGTCCGTGGTGGGCGTCTGGGCGTCCCGGTTCGGGCGGGCCGCCGCAGTACGGTGGGCACAGTTGAGCGCGGCGGTCGGCGGCGGACTCGCGTTGTGCCTGAGCTACCCACCGACCGGTTGGTGGTGGGCGGCGTTCGTCGGGCTGGCGTTGATCGGCTGGGTGCTGACCCTGCGCTCCACCACCCGCGCCGGAGGCTTCGGCTACGGGTTCCTGTTCGGCCTTGCGTTCTATATCCCGCTACTGCCATGGATCAGCGGCCTGGTCGGCGCGATGCCATGGCTGGTCCTGGCCGCCATGGAGGCGCTGTTCTGCGGGCTCTTCGGCCTGTCGGCGGTCGTGGTCAGGCGGTTGCCCGGGTGGCCGTTGTGGTTCGCCGCGCTCTGGGTCACCCAGGAGTGGCTCAAATCAACGGTCCCGTTCGGCGGATTTCCTTGGGGCGTGGTCGGGTTCGGTCAGACGAACGGACCATTGCTGGCCATCGCGCGTTGGGGTGGCGCGCCGCTGGTGTCGTTGGCGGTGGCGCTCGTCGGGTTCAGCGCGACGCTGCTGGCGTACGAGATCGTTCAGTGGTGGCGTCACGGACACAAGCCGGGCTTTCCGGCGCCCGCGGTCATGCTGCCCGGTCTGAGCATCACGGTGGTGCTGATGGCCACCGCGCTGCTGTGGCCGCAGGTCCGTCATTCCGGGACCGGTGCGGGCGATGAGCAGACCGTCACCGTGGCCGCTGTGCAGGGCAATGTGCCCCGGCTCGGCCTGGAGTTCAACGCCCAGCGCCGTGCGGTGCTCGACAACCACGTGAAAGAGACGCAGCGACTGGCCGACGACGTGCGCGCGGGGAAAGCGCCTCAGCCGATGTTCGTGGTCTGGCCCGAGAACGCCTCCGACATCGATCCTTTGGCCAACGCCGACGCCGCGGCACAGATCACCGCGGCGGCCGACGCCATCGGCGCGCCGATCCTCGTCGGGGCCGTCACCAAGGCTGACGGCTACACCGCGGACAACCCGGTGGCCTCCAACACCGTGATCGTCTGGGATCCCGAACACGGGCCGGGTGAGCGTCACGACAAGAAGATCGTGCAGCCCTTCGGCGAGTACCTGCCGTGGCGCAGTTTCTTCCGGCACCTGTCGTCGTATGCGGACCGGGCCGGCTACTTCGTGCCGGGTGAGGGCAACGGTGTCGTGCACGCGGCCGGCGTACCGATCGGGGTGACCACCTGCTGGGAGGTGATCTTCGACCGGGCGGCGCGGGAATCGGTACTCAGCGGCGCCCAGGTGCTGACGGTGCCCACCAACAACGCGACGTTCGACGAGAACATGAGCGCTCAACAGTTGGCGTTCGGCAAACTGCGGGCCGTCGAGCACGATCGCTACGTCGTGGTCGCCGGTACCACCGGGATCAGTGCGGTGATCGCGCCGGACGGACGTGAGCTGGCTCGCACCGAGTTCTTCCAGCCCGCCTATCTGGACAGTCAGATCAGGCTGAAATCAGAGCTGACACCCGCCACCGAGTGGGGACCCACTTTGCAGGTGGTGCTGGTCACGATTGGAATTGGGGCGTTGCTCGCCGCAATACTGCACAATGGAGGGTTCGTGCAAAGAATGTTGAGGCGTCGCACCGGCGAAGGCCCGCGACGAGAAGGAGCCACATGA
- a CDS encoding polyprenol monophosphomannose synthase: protein MTVPGDGAQRPGESSPRRDGERPSQRTLVIIPTYNERENLPLIVGRVHHASPEVHILVVDDGSPDGTGKLADELALADPDRVHVMHRTSKAGLGAAYLAGFAWGLGRGYSVLVEMDADGSHAPEELQRLLDAVDAGADLAIGSRYVSGGTVRNWPVRRLVLSKTANTYSRLLLGVGIHDITAGYRAYRREVLEKIDLSAVDSKGYCFQIDLTWRAINNGFKVVEVPITFTERELGVSKMSGSNIREAMFKVAEWGIRGRLDRARGVVRN from the coding sequence ATGACAGTCCCTGGTGACGGAGCGCAGCGGCCGGGGGAATCCAGCCCTCGCCGGGACGGTGAACGCCCGAGTCAGCGCACCCTGGTGATCATTCCCACCTACAACGAGCGGGAGAATCTGCCGCTGATCGTCGGGCGTGTGCACCACGCCAGCCCCGAGGTGCACATCCTGGTGGTCGACGACGGCAGCCCCGACGGCACCGGCAAGCTGGCGGATGAGCTGGCCCTGGCCGACCCCGATCGGGTGCACGTGATGCACCGGACCAGCAAAGCGGGTCTGGGTGCGGCCTACCTGGCCGGTTTTGCCTGGGGGCTGGGCCGCGGGTACTCGGTCCTGGTCGAGATGGATGCCGACGGCAGTCACGCGCCGGAGGAATTGCAGCGGCTGCTGGATGCGGTTGACGCCGGTGCGGACCTGGCCATCGGTTCGCGCTATGTCTCCGGCGGCACGGTGCGCAACTGGCCGGTCCGACGGCTGGTGCTGTCGAAGACCGCCAACACCTACTCGCGGCTCCTGCTGGGTGTCGGAATCCATGACATCACCGCCGGGTACCGCGCGTACCGGCGCGAGGTGCTGGAGAAGATCGACCTGTCTGCGGTGGATTCCAAGGGCTACTGCTTCCAGATCGATCTGACCTGGCGTGCGATCAACAACGGGTTCAAGGTCGTCGAGGTGCCCATCACGTTCACCGAACGTGAGCTCGGGGTCTCCAAGATGAGTGGTTCCAACATCCGCGAGGCGATGTTCAAGGTCGCGGAGTGGGGGATCCGTGGGCGCTTGGACCGCGCCAGGGGCGTGGTGCGCAACTAG
- the rbpA gene encoding RNA polymerase-binding protein RbpA, with product MADRVLRGSRLGAVSYETDRNHDLAPRQVARYRTDNGEEFDVPFADDAEIPGTWPCKNGMEGTLIDGDVPEPKKVKPPRTHWDMLLERRSVEELEELLKERLDLIKTKRRGS from the coding sequence ATGGCTGATCGCGTCCTGAGAGGCAGTCGCCTCGGAGCCGTGAGCTACGAGACCGACCGCAACCACGACCTTGCGCCGCGTCAGGTCGCGCGCTACCGCACCGACAACGGCGAAGAGTTCGACGTACCGTTCGCCGACGACGCCGAGATTCCCGGCACCTGGCCGTGCAAGAACGGCATGGAAGGCACCCTGATCGACGGTGACGTGCCGGAGCCGAAGAAGGTCAAGCCACCGCGTACCCACTGGGACATGCTGCTGGAGCGTCGCTCCGTCGAGGAGCTCGAAGAGCTGCTCAAGGAGCGCCTCGACCTGATCAAGACCAAGCGTCGCGGCAGCTGA
- a CDS encoding carboxylesterase/lipase family protein: protein MHERTVRAKISTGIVEGFTRDGVHRWRSIPYAKPPVGPLRLRAPEPAEPWPGVRYCHGFGYCAPQQRRYTLVGVGKHQPMSEDCLTLNVVAPEKPGSDGPLPVMFFVHGGGYIMGSSATPVYDGAALARRGCVFVSVNYRLGMLGCVELSSLSTPEHPIEDNLFLRDLVLALRWVRDNAAVFGGDPDNVTIFGESAGAHAVATLLAVPEAEGLFAQVISESPASGMVSSMDAAARLADQLAELVSPDGGSAVGALMSARPADLGRALESLIMRGQTDMPGAFPVGPTFGTEYLPVDPVTAMAEGSAHRVPLIVGNNADEGRLFTRFLPLLPTNEPMIEKLFARTDPEDRRRIVAAYPDYPSSAACVRLGGDFAFASATWQIAEAHSRHAPTYVYRYDYAPRTLHWAGLGATHAMELLAVFDTYHTTYGALLTAVGDRTSARRVSRDVQRRWREFSRSGEPGAGWPAYDSDDRAVFVFDRKPRVEYDPRSVRRQAWEGFTLAER from the coding sequence ATGCACGAGCGGACTGTCCGGGCAAAGATCAGTACCGGCATCGTCGAGGGGTTCACGCGCGACGGCGTACACCGTTGGCGTTCCATCCCTTACGCCAAACCCCCGGTCGGACCGCTGCGTCTGCGGGCACCCGAACCCGCCGAGCCATGGCCGGGCGTGCGCTACTGCCACGGGTTCGGTTACTGCGCGCCCCAGCAACGCCGCTACACGCTCGTCGGTGTGGGCAAGCACCAGCCGATGAGCGAGGACTGCCTGACGCTCAATGTGGTGGCGCCGGAAAAGCCGGGCTCCGATGGGCCACTGCCGGTGATGTTCTTCGTGCACGGCGGTGGCTACATCATGGGCAGCTCGGCCACGCCGGTCTATGACGGTGCCGCGCTGGCTCGTCGCGGTTGTGTGTTCGTCTCGGTCAACTACCGGCTCGGCATGCTCGGATGTGTCGAGCTGTCGTCGCTGTCGACGCCGGAACATCCGATCGAGGACAATCTGTTCCTGCGTGATCTGGTGCTCGCTTTGCGCTGGGTACGGGACAACGCGGCAGTGTTCGGCGGGGATCCGGACAACGTCACGATCTTCGGGGAGAGTGCGGGCGCCCACGCAGTCGCGACACTGCTCGCGGTGCCGGAGGCCGAAGGACTGTTCGCTCAGGTGATCTCGGAGAGCCCGGCCAGCGGGATGGTCAGCTCCATGGATGCCGCGGCCCGGCTCGCGGATCAGCTCGCCGAATTGGTCAGTCCCGATGGGGGATCGGCGGTCGGCGCGCTCATGTCCGCCCGGCCCGCGGACCTGGGCCGGGCCCTGGAATCACTGATCATGCGTGGACAGACGGACATGCCGGGGGCGTTTCCGGTCGGCCCGACGTTCGGCACCGAGTACCTGCCGGTCGATCCGGTGACGGCGATGGCCGAGGGCAGCGCACACCGGGTGCCGTTGATCGTCGGCAACAACGCCGACGAGGGCCGGCTGTTCACCCGGTTCCTCCCGCTGCTGCCGACCAATGAGCCGATGATCGAAAAGTTGTTCGCCCGTACCGATCCCGAGGACCGCCGCCGGATCGTCGCGGCCTATCCGGACTATCCGAGCAGCGCGGCCTGTGTGCGGCTCGGTGGTGATTTCGCGTTCGCCTCGGCCACCTGGCAGATCGCCGAGGCGCACAGCAGGCATGCGCCCACCTACGTGTACCGCTACGACTACGCGCCCCGCACGCTGCACTGGGCGGGGCTCGGAGCGACGCACGCGATGGAACTGCTGGCCGTGTTCGACACGTACCACACGACATACGGCGCACTGCTGACCGCCGTGGGTGACCGCACGTCAGCCCGGCGGGTCAGCCGAGACGTGCAGCGTCGGTGGCGGGAGTTCAGCCGGTCCGGGGAGCCGGGCGCGGGCTGGCCGGCCTATGACAGCGATGACCGCGCGGTGTTCGTGTTCGACCGTAAGCCCCGCGTCGAATACGACCCCCGATCGGTGCGACGCCAGGCATGGGAAGGGTTCACCCTCGCCGAGCGCTGA
- a CDS encoding primary-amine oxidase — protein MHHPLDPLSADEFRAVAAILRREHGVGEGWRVASVELVEPSKTELAAFDGGGAAPARRAAVICLERAANATYKGVVSLTEDRVENFDHVPGVQANFTVDEFVECDEVLRRHPEVIAALAKRGITDLDNVFMDTWTYGDAVAPPEYRDRRIGWSDTWYKQAAGANPYAHPVSGLHCVIDINSMEVLRVEDDGSSENPDVMGEYVPHHIPERVRAAWRREPLKALDITQPEGPSFTLDGNLLQWQNWSLRVGFNHREGMTLHTVRYRDGEINRSVAHRMSFAEMVVPYRDSSVDHYRRTAFDIGEWGLGFMTTSLELGCDCLGEIRYLDAVLHNSTGEPYTITNAICIHEEDNAVLWKHVDHDAGAEVRRMRRLTLSFHVTVANYEYLVYWRLYQDGNIECEVRATGIMVTTPFPAGATPKNGTLVDERTYAPFHQHFLIARLDLDVDGTDNTVYMTESYAEPISPDNPYGLSLVVRNQALRTEQEGKQDVNFATQRAWKVVNTNVVNGLGTHPSYKLVPTGAIPAMFDPSSPVLQRANVIAHTLWVTPNRPEERWPAGEFVNQSVADTGLGEWTKADRTIDNTDVVLWYVFGIHHITRPEDWPVMPVDVVSFWLKPFGFFDRNPALDVAAVPPASCAHGHAKAAHH, from the coding sequence GTGCACCATCCTCTGGATCCGCTGTCCGCCGACGAGTTTCGCGCGGTGGCAGCGATATTGCGGCGTGAGCACGGGGTCGGGGAGGGCTGGCGGGTTGCCTCGGTGGAGCTCGTCGAACCGTCCAAGACCGAATTGGCCGCGTTCGACGGCGGTGGCGCCGCACCGGCCCGGCGGGCGGCCGTGATCTGCCTGGAGAGGGCAGCGAACGCCACCTACAAGGGCGTGGTGTCGCTGACCGAGGACCGCGTCGAGAACTTCGACCATGTTCCGGGCGTGCAGGCCAACTTCACCGTCGACGAGTTCGTCGAATGCGACGAGGTGCTGCGCCGGCACCCCGAGGTGATCGCCGCGCTGGCGAAACGCGGTATCACCGACCTGGACAACGTGTTCATGGACACCTGGACCTACGGGGACGCGGTCGCCCCTCCCGAATACCGTGACCGGCGGATCGGCTGGTCGGACACCTGGTACAAGCAGGCTGCGGGCGCCAATCCTTACGCCCATCCGGTCAGCGGTCTGCATTGCGTGATCGACATCAACAGCATGGAGGTGCTGCGGGTCGAAGATGACGGCAGTTCTGAAAATCCGGATGTGATGGGCGAATACGTGCCGCACCACATCCCGGAGCGGGTCCGTGCGGCCTGGCGCCGGGAACCGCTCAAGGCGCTGGACATCACCCAGCCCGAAGGTCCGTCGTTCACGTTGGACGGCAACCTGCTGCAGTGGCAGAACTGGTCGTTGCGGGTCGGCTTCAACCACCGCGAGGGGATGACGCTGCACACGGTGCGGTACCGCGACGGTGAGATCAATCGCTCAGTGGCCCACCGGATGTCATTCGCCGAGATGGTGGTACCGTATCGGGACTCCTCGGTCGATCACTACCGGCGCACCGCGTTCGACATCGGCGAGTGGGGCCTGGGGTTCATGACCACCTCGTTGGAGCTCGGCTGCGACTGCCTCGGTGAGATCCGTTATCTGGACGCGGTTCTGCACAACAGCACCGGCGAGCCGTACACGATCACCAACGCGATCTGTATCCACGAGGAAGACAACGCCGTGCTGTGGAAGCACGTCGACCACGACGCGGGTGCTGAGGTGCGCCGGATGCGCAGGCTCACACTGTCATTCCACGTCACCGTCGCCAACTACGAGTATCTGGTGTACTGGCGCCTCTACCAGGACGGCAACATCGAGTGCGAGGTGCGCGCCACCGGGATCATGGTCACCACACCGTTCCCGGCCGGGGCGACCCCGAAGAACGGTACGCTCGTCGACGAGCGCACGTACGCACCGTTCCATCAGCACTTCCTGATCGCCCGGTTGGACCTGGATGTCGACGGCACCGACAACACGGTCTACATGACCGAGTCGTACGCGGAACCGATCAGTCCGGACAATCCGTACGGCCTGTCGCTGGTGGTGCGCAATCAGGCGCTGCGCACCGAACAGGAGGGCAAGCAGGACGTCAACTTCGCCACCCAGCGGGCCTGGAAGGTGGTCAACACCAACGTCGTCAATGGCCTGGGGACGCACCCGTCGTACAAGCTGGTGCCCACCGGGGCGATCCCGGCGATGTTCGACCCGTCCTCGCCGGTGCTGCAACGCGCCAATGTCATCGCCCACACGCTGTGGGTGACCCCGAACCGACCGGAGGAACGCTGGCCGGCGGGGGAGTTCGTCAACCAGTCGGTGGCCGACACCGGGTTGGGCGAGTGGACGAAGGCTGACCGGACGATCGACAACACCGACGTGGTGCTGTGGTACGTGTTCGGTATCCACCACATCACCCGTCCGGAGGACTGGCCGGTGATGCCGGTGGACGTGGTGTCGTTCTGGCTCAAGCCTTTCGGGTTCTTCGACCGCAACCCGGCGCTGGACGTGGCGGCCGTACCGCCGGCCTCCTGTGCCCACGGTCATGCCAAAGCGGCACACCACTAG
- a CDS encoding phosphotransferase — protein sequence MQPTQTAVLDRPEDLTCDWLTTALGTGQISGFSFERIGTGQMSECYRVSLSYAEAADGPASVVLKVAATDPNSRQTGLAMGLYEREVRFYADIAPALAPGPVAPCYHAAFDPQTGAFDLLLGDAIPAVVGDEIRGATAEQASVALTELGRVHGSVAGAEALNQAEWLNREAPINQALIAGLYAAFADRYAGLITPEQRHVCDRLVESFDAYLADEGASERPQGLVHGDYRLDNMLFGDAGADRTLTVVDWQTVTKGPAFTDVAYFIGCALPVEQRRARYDALLAAYHQALGTNSALTLDQVRDGVRRQSFFGVMMAIISSMLVERTERGDQMFMTMLDRHCSHVLDTGALDILAPPSVPEPLVPAAEDDYPHIPTGEELWNESWYFDFTDTAAGLGGWVRLGLIPNQDTAWVNVLFCGPGMPTVALNDFHAAPAEPAAITGEGVELSLQPLEPLKTYRVTASGTGQAHDDPAALLRGETGRPVAVTMDLTWTTVGTPYLYRITPRYEIPCTVSGTVSIGEQTFDINGVAGQRDHSWGVRDWWSMNWVWSALHLDDGTHLHGVDIRIPGIPPVGIGYSQRAGEPLVELQAVTADYTLGADDLPVSTTLTLQPGDLEVTVDIQGHAPVLLVAADGRVSQFPRAWATVRTADGRSGVGWLEWNRNLG from the coding sequence GTGCAACCGACTCAGACCGCTGTCCTGGACCGTCCCGAAGACCTGACCTGCGACTGGCTGACCACCGCCCTGGGCACCGGCCAGATCAGCGGATTCAGTTTCGAGCGGATCGGAACCGGCCAGATGAGCGAGTGCTACCGGGTCTCGCTGAGCTACGCCGAGGCGGCGGACGGGCCGGCGTCGGTCGTGCTGAAGGTGGCCGCCACCGATCCCAACAGCCGCCAGACCGGGCTGGCGATGGGACTCTACGAACGTGAGGTCCGGTTCTACGCCGACATCGCACCCGCCCTGGCCCCCGGGCCGGTGGCGCCGTGCTATCACGCCGCATTCGACCCGCAGACCGGTGCCTTCGACCTGTTGCTCGGCGACGCGATACCGGCTGTCGTCGGTGACGAGATCCGCGGCGCGACAGCCGAACAGGCTTCGGTGGCGCTCACCGAGCTGGGTCGTGTGCACGGATCGGTGGCCGGCGCCGAGGCCTTGAACCAGGCCGAGTGGCTCAACCGTGAGGCACCGATCAACCAGGCCCTGATAGCCGGCTTGTATGCGGCATTCGCCGACCGCTACGCGGGCCTGATCACGCCGGAACAGCGCCACGTGTGTGACCGGCTCGTCGAGAGTTTCGACGCATACCTGGCCGACGAGGGCGCGTCCGAGCGGCCGCAGGGTCTGGTGCACGGTGACTATCGGCTCGACAACATGCTGTTCGGCGACGCGGGCGCCGACCGGACCCTGACCGTGGTCGACTGGCAGACGGTCACCAAGGGGCCGGCGTTCACCGACGTCGCCTACTTCATCGGCTGCGCCCTACCCGTCGAGCAGCGCCGCGCACGCTACGACGCGTTGTTGGCGGCGTATCACCAGGCCCTCGGCACGAACTCGGCACTGACGCTCGATCAGGTGCGCGACGGGGTGCGTCGGCAGAGCTTCTTCGGGGTGATGATGGCGATCATCTCCTCGATGTTGGTGGAACGTACCGAACGCGGCGACCAGATGTTCATGACGATGCTCGACCGGCACTGCAGTCACGTTCTGGACACCGGAGCACTGGATATCCTTGCGCCACCGTCGGTTCCGGAGCCGCTGGTGCCCGCCGCCGAGGACGACTATCCGCACATCCCTACCGGTGAAGAACTCTGGAACGAGAGCTGGTACTTCGACTTCACCGATACCGCTGCGGGTCTCGGCGGTTGGGTCCGGCTGGGCCTGATCCCGAACCAGGACACAGCCTGGGTCAATGTGCTGTTCTGCGGTCCGGGGATGCCGACCGTGGCACTCAACGACTTTCATGCGGCCCCGGCCGAACCGGCAGCGATCACGGGTGAGGGCGTCGAGCTGAGCCTGCAACCGCTCGAACCACTCAAGACCTACCGCGTCACCGCATCGGGTACCGGGCAGGCCCACGACGATCCGGCGGCGCTGCTGCGCGGCGAGACGGGCCGGCCGGTTGCGGTGACCATGGACCTGACCTGGACCACGGTGGGAACCCCGTACCTGTACCGGATCACGCCCCGCTATGAGATTCCGTGCACGGTCTCGGGCACGGTGAGCATCGGCGAGCAGACCTTCGACATCAACGGTGTGGCAGGCCAGCGCGACCACTCGTGGGGCGTGCGGGACTGGTGGTCGATGAACTGGGTGTGGAGTGCCCTCCATCTCGACGACGGCACCCATCTGCACGGCGTCGACATCCGGATACCGGGGATACCGCCGGTCGGTATCGGCTATTCGCAGCGAGCGGGTGAACCGCTTGTCGAATTGCAGGCGGTGACTGCGGATTACACGCTCGGTGCCGACGATCTGCCGGTATCGACGACGCTGACCCTGCAACCCGGCGACCTCGAGGTGACCGTCGACATCCAGGGCCACGCGCCTGTGCTGCTGGTGGCCGCGGACGGGCGGGTCAGTCAGTTCCCGCGGGCCTGGGCGACGGTCCGCACCGCGGACGGGCGCAGCGGCGTCGGCTGGTTGGAGTGGAACCGCAATCTGGGCTAG
- a CDS encoding DUF167 domain-containing protein produces MSESVVVRVKPGSRKGPLVEVADDGALTIYVQERAVDGKANDAVTKLLAQHLGVPRSRVELVSGATARLKRFRIT; encoded by the coding sequence ATGAGCGAAAGCGTCGTCGTCCGCGTCAAACCCGGCAGCCGCAAAGGCCCGCTGGTCGAGGTCGCTGACGACGGCGCGCTCACCATCTACGTTCAGGAACGCGCCGTCGACGGCAAGGCCAACGACGCCGTCACCAAACTGCTTGCCCAGCATCTGGGTGTGCCGCGCAGCCGCGTGGAGTTGGTCTCCGGAGCGACTGCGCGGCTCAAGCGGTTTCGCATCACCTGA